Within Phycodurus eques isolate BA_2022a chromosome 7, UOR_Pequ_1.1, whole genome shotgun sequence, the genomic segment gcttcaccagactgttgcattcttcattttaaattcttttccaggcctttactgcagcctctttctcagttcttgttcatttattattttaatagacAGGAGAGGAAACGCACACTGGGGGGTTGGGGAAGTGAATTTGAACATACATCGGTTGCACGtgattcaaatgtgttaaaatgacaatttacccctcttctcaaaaaaaaaaaaaaacaattcattgtaacacattttaatcgtgcaaccgatgtacatgttcaaattaagtaaatccaaaggactctttttatcaCTGCAGTCACAGCCACGGGCTACATGTTCAGGGGATTCATCAACCGTTCCTGGAGTCTCCTCCGGCATCCCCACCGACTCCGACgctccaacaaccggctgctgctgcaCCCGTGCAGACAgataaaaagagtcctttgaatttacttaatttgaacatatgCATCAGTTGCACGTGATTCAAATGTGTTACCCttcttcttctaaaaaaaaacaaaaacattgtaacacattttaatcaatgtacatgttctaaaccattcacactcagtcataaatttagaatctccaatgaACAATCAATAGATTCACAACCTTGGCTGCAAGTAAGAGTGACAGAAAGGACAACAGCAACGTGCAGTCCAACAGCTGGAGATGTGTGTCCATATAAAGGTGTGTGTCCATCCATGTTTATCTCCAATACGCTGATTATGCCAGCTGCGCAGTTGTGGagaaaatgagtcccattacaGTTTATTCTCGGATGCTGCCGTCAGCTGGTTCCGAGTGCATGTGTGAGAAAACCAAACAGATGTGTTTTCTCTCGTGTACACCTAGCGTGGCTAAATaggcacacacgcgcgcgcacacacacacacacacacacacacacaatctcaaACAATGTAACAACATTCCTGCCTCTTGTCTTCAGGACATTTGttgtataaataatttttacagATGTTATCTTTGCACCATCTGTACATGTTATTTGATAAAACAACTCATTTTGGTCATGTATATTAGATTTTCATAATCATATTGCACATCTTGCATGTGCCCCTGAAATTggtgtccaccctgtcattatggggtagcctccccttttaaaaaaatgtgtacacctggatgttgtcaagctgaacatgtccactctgtcatagtgaaatagtaattgatattaaaaaaaaaaaaaaaaaaaacattcagaaatGTGAAACAAAAGTGTGGGAGCTTGAACAAGATGCATTTGTTACAGCATAACATCTACTTCATGCAATGAACACGAAGTTAAATGGGATATCTAGACttgtttgctgtgtgtgtgtgtgtgtgtggggggggcacTTTATGGTTATTTTGACTCAcagctcattagattgtgcgGGTGTCCCTAATGTAATGTCCTTTTGTGTTGTTCTGTGAATCAGACTTTCCACTTGCAGATGAGTCAGACAAGTCCTGCAGGCTAagtttgctgtgtgtgtgcgtgtgtgcgcatgtgtctTCTTCCCAGGTGTGGACCTGGGGACTTGCATCTAAGCCTGAGATCATCCCAGAGGTAACTAATTACTCCTAATGACATTCAGCGTGTCGCAAATGAGGCAGTTAAAGCAGTTAGTTATACTACACAGACAAACTGCTGTGGGGAAGAACTCTACCGGGGTTGTTGGGGTACTGGGTCTCTAATTAATAACACTGAGATGATCAATCTTGCAGTTCTGATGAagatgtgttatttttttgtgaaaagtgAGCACAGACTCCTGAGAGGAAGGGATggcgttttttgtgtgtgttcatctcacacacacacatatatatatatatatatatatatatatatatatatacgcacacacacacatacatacatatacacatacatacatatatatatatatatatttatatatacacatacatatatatatatacacatacatatatatatatatatatatatatatatatatatatatatatatatatatacacatacatatatatatatatatatatatatatacacacatatatatacacatacatatatatatatatatatatatatatatatatatatatatatatatacatatacacatatatatacacatacatatatatatatacacatacatatatatatatatatatatatatatacatacacacacacacgggaaaaTAAATATGTCAAAACTGAGGCCACCAGAAAAagttatacatttgtttttccaattGATCAATTTATTTTGCAACATAATAGGAGGATTAGGGATGACTGCAAATTCTAAAATGATTATATATAATGAagcaaaagagaaagaaaatcatTATATACATCAAACCTTTTTAACAGGTCAATTTAACAACTGCTGTGATGTACCTTGTCGTTGTTCTGATATGGCCCTCTTGTGGCATGTTGATGAAGCGATACAATCCCATATCAAGCCTGTCTCAATCTGTAAAGCGTTTCGACATCCATCTCACCTCCAGGTGTGATCCGATTCTTCTCTGCAGCAATGCCCACCAGTGCTGCAAAACACCACATATGGTGACATCATCGTCCTGCATGGTCAAGACAGCACAGAGAACCCACAGGGGTAGGGAGAGTCAATCACAGGTCATCTAATCAGTACCAGCGAGATGCCCCGTAACCATGACAACAAGCCTGCGTGCCAACAGTGTGTGCAACGGACGCCCCCGCACCACCTCCCCCTGTTGTTCCATATGCACTTATGTACATCGAGAGGAGGAGTGAGTTCAGCAGCAGTCACACCGCCGACACATTTACAGCCATTAGCTGTTGTTGTGCAACATATGGCTCATGCATATATAATGAGATGGAAGCGGGCCGTCGTCGGCTCTCCACTGACGGAGGGCCGGGAGATACGTGGGTGGCGATAGAGGAGAGGACACCCAACATGCGTGAAGCTCGAGTGGCAGTGAGTCAAAGCAATAGAGCAGGTCAGAGTGCGGTGGGGCTTTAATGAATTCCACAAGATCAAGAAAGCAAAGGCATATTGTGTTCATGCGTTAATCCCATGGCACACCGCGTGACGCAGTCGAACCCAATTTGGACTGAACCATTGCTATAAAAATTGCGAAAAATGACAGTTCGCGTCTCACACCCGCAAATTGGTCTATGGGAGCCCAGTGGCGTTAAACTGTCAGCCCGTATCGGCTTTTGAGGctccatacagtatattgtactgtctcacttttattaataaatgacaaaaagacaAGTCAAGGGAGAAGCGGGTTGCTACAGAGAGAGgacgtgggtgaaaataaaaggaGAGTGGGGATTTATTGAGAAGCTCAGCTCGCTCCTATTCACTATGTTCCCAGTGCACGACGTAAATCGCACGCGTACATTTTGGCGACAATGACTGCAAGCTTTGCTATTGcatctaaattacccgtaggtgtgaatgtgagtgtgaatggttgtttgtttatatgtgccctgtgattggctggcaaacagttcagggtgtaccccgcctcctgcccgaagatagctgggataggctccagcactcccgtgacccttgtgaggataaccggctcagaaaatggatggatgtgtttaaAATCTAACTTTGCTTTAGATAAGCCCGTTTAGCTCAacgctaacaaacaacaaacaatgcaaatgccATAGACAGACTGACTGATGAATAGCATTGGTGTTATAACCATAACTGTCTTATAACCCTTTACGCAACAGATATTAGAACACAAACAGTGTTGACAGATAGTCTAACAATAGTCACAGCcatatattctttgtcctctgcaAAGCACGAAATATAATACTTACTTTGGACTCCATGTATATCCGCAtttttgtattatactgcccataagtggccaaggcacacacacataccagaAGGAGGAGCACATTGTCCATTTAATTGAAGCAAAACGTGGCAAAAACAGTTTATgatttacattctttttaattacattgtctttttttttgtgaagtacaatattatagactACCATCGAacttaaaatttttaaaaaaaactgcaaaatgtttgttttttggggggagactGTAACagaatgacatttccattcatttcaatggggaaaggtgatttgagatacTATTGTATAACGTTACGGGTATTGTCAGGAAAACAAAGTCATACCTCAACGCACCACTGTAACTGATCATTTACAGGCTGCGAAGTGAAGACATACACCCAAGCATCCCGCTTCAACGGCTTAACTGACAAgttctatagaaaatggatggatggcatatCTAATGTGAGGTGTGTAATGTGATTTGTGGAAAATCTGTTCATATTGCAAATAAGCAGAGTTTCATAATGACATTATTATgataattacacacacacacacacaattctaaCAGGACTTATCAACTTGAGCAGAAAACCTCAGAGGTGTCGTTGTGTCTGATGTCGCTTGGTGTCCACAACTCTCGAGGTTAAACCCGAACAAaactaagcggtacagagacaAAAGCATGAAGGCTAAGGCAGTGATCCCCATCAAAGATTAATTCCTGTGTACATAAAGCAATACTTCCACAGTTTGGAATGTGAGAACTGGTCTGGCATCTGATGCAGGTAAAGTGGAGCACGAAGTGAACATCTAATCTGCCTTTAGTTTACTTTTAAGATGAATTTTAGTGGACTGGACTTTGTTTACGTGTGAGGTTGCAACATCTGTGCACCTGCAGTAATCAGCTGGGGTGACTCATTGAACTCATCATAATAATCTCTCAGGTATGTTGATCATGTAAACACTTGCCAGTTCCTCAAGCTCCCCATTTGGGCTGATCCCCATATTAGACCTTAGCAACTCTAAAATTACGAATATacttattttataatattacTAATACATAAGAATGATTCTGCATATGATTATTGGTTTCTGGTCTTTTGacctttaaaataattaaatgtacaGTGCATACAGTGTAGATTGTATTTTGCGCCAGGTATCACTTACTTACAAGTCCACCCAGAATACACTGCAATGGGTGAGGTAACTCGAGTCGTGAGTGACCTGACACTTGGCTGTTGgttgcttcaagttgtttgcTGACACTCCCAaatgaagtttactgtaaaattaaccacaatacaaagacaattacacattgtgtatttaaccataCGAATGTCCACTATCTTAGTGCTAACATGCAGTGCAAAACACCATGGCAAGGTTAACAAACCTAGCATCGATGTTGGAGTATTATAACTAGGCTTTACAAGATCAGGACTTTTGTGGCTGATCACCGAtcaacaagtttaaaaaaaaaaaacgatacccgaaaaaccgatccgatcacaagatggagcaatgtgtctatttacatgacttgttcatttattgtatatacttgtgtactgttcactgtatccatccatccatcttctatacggtttatcctcacatgggttGCGGGCGAAAAATGATGACTATTACTACAGCTTACTGAGCAGCTGTGGCTGTCTTCTTTGTGTTTATactttatgtatgtattaaagcatgaaaaaaaaatatgaacaaactATCTAATTTTCTACATTcaaatttaattatattattactttAAATGTAATACTGACTgtgcagtgctatttttcttattaaaatttgtattgttgttgctttatgAGGGTGAaatggattaatagcatttccattcatttcattggggaaagatgGTTTGAGAAGCGAGTGTTTTTAGTTATGGCCGTGGtcagaaacaaattaaacttgtaaattTAGACACCACGATATTTTGTGGCATGCAGATTACAGATTCCCATAATGAACTGCGATGGGTACTTTTTTTCCCAAGCTAGTTTTGTTCTCCAaatcatgataataataaaaaactatgCTCATGAAGGTTAGTTTTGGTTTAATCACGTAAACACAAAGTTAGGGAGAACGGGAGTTTCTCAGTTGGCCTCCTTAATCTAAGCAGCCCTAAAAATACTATTAATATCAAGAAAGATAATTCATACCATTTTTGGTTTCTGGCATTATCTTTCAAACTTTAAAATTAGAACATGTAGAAAGCAGATATTTTACCCAGCTATAGAATGCACTTGCTAGCTGGCTAGCCTGTCCATAGTACACACATTAGCACCAATGTACTCCATTTAAAAGATCATTTCAAGGCACACTGTAGCTTTGAAAGAGGGGTTATTATGTTAAATTTGTAGCTAAATGGCTGTCAAAAGCACATGGAGGCTAGCTTGCATTTCGCTAATGTTAGCCACCTTAGCGTTGCTGGTATCTCACTAGTTGAATATAGCTCAAGTTCTGCCAAGGGTTTAATAGTTACGAACACTAAATTGTTACTATAACTATATTGTAGTCATGTTCTTAGTCATAATAACTGACAGGACTCAGATATATAAAAACATggctaaatccatccatccaattttctgtaccacttatcctcacaagggtcgcaggtgtgctggagcctattccagccatcttcgggcgacaggcggggtacaacctgaactggtcgccagccaatcgtgaGGTGGaaaattagaaataaaatataaatttcatACCATTTTGCTGAATGTCCAGGTGTCTgattttcttctaattggcctTTGTTTAACTAAAATGTTAGGTTTTGTTAACAAACTGACAAGTTGGTTCATGTTGTAATCTGTAAATAttacttttaaatgatacatatatttttaaaactagCCCACAATAGTTCACCGCAGCTCTTCGGAGTAAGATTTACACTGTTTCTTTCATGTTGAAATGCTCCAAACAAGACGAAACGTGATGGCAGCTTGAATGAGAAGCTTTTTGTACTTCACTGAGCAATTAGGTTGTATTGGCCAGCCCCCATACAAAGTGTGGGGAAAGGgatagtttttatttaattgcagtTGTGCAATGGGAAGTGGCTGATGTCAGAGGAAGCActgacaaaatgaggaaatattTCAGTGTTAAACAATGCACCAGGATAGACCGATGCACAATATAATGATGTCTTTTCAGTGACTCGCCATGGGACAGCTTTAATATATCCCAATCGTGAACAGTTTACAGTGTTGCGCTACTTCCTCAAATAGGggccctgtttttttttgttttttttttttttttaaatggcagcacggtgagctagcggttagcacatctccctcacagtactgagagtctgcggccttcctgtgtagttTCCCACAATCCAAAAGTGCATGTTTAGTTTCATtgaaacattaacattaaattgtccataggtgtgaatgtgagcgtgaatggttgttgtctagctgtgccttgtgattggctgatgaccagtccagggtgtttcACAACTGGAATGAGTTTCAGCTAATGCAGACGAGAACTATAAAAATTGGATAaattgatgttttttctttatgtagACTATCTATCTGTAAAGGGTGCGGAAAATGGCGCCCCGAGTCATGGAATTTCCTCCACTTCTTTTGCACtagaccagtgtttcccaatcttacggcacaccaccaaacaaaaatgtcacaaaaagtaaatattccgaaataataatataatttcgtctcaattcactcacaaatttacttactcAGTGTGCATTCCGGGCCTGTTTAGAAACCGCTACAGCCACACAACCAGTTTAGCCAAAAATCACCCAAAAAGGCCCAAAACTGCCCGAGGCTAATGCAAGGTAATGACGGGAATATAGACAAAATGGCGTCCGTAAACCATGTGACTTGGATTTAACCAATGCAGAGCACTGCGGTGAGTTCAAAGGTTATCcagactaattttttttttacggttttGCCCAGATTAATTGCACTTTCTTCCATctaatggaaaagcatttcttttggaccaattaagtgaaattggataatttcatgtggcacacctgatgatctctcatggcacaaAATGTGCACACAGTGGCTGGGAATCACTgctacaaaataataatgctatCAATTTTGATCGACACTTCCAAGGAATTGTTAAATTTAACCCTATGTATTGCAGTTGAgcgtatcccccccccccgcccccatttAACCTTTTTGATTGTTCAGATAACCTGTAAATTTCTCAAACACAATCAATAActtgaaataaagtaaaaatgacatacatacataatgaGTGAGCTGTATCCAAATATTAAAGAAATAAGTGATATTGcataaaaaatacagcaagtCATTTCTAATGTTTAAATATACTGGACACGGGAgcatcacaataaataaaaaatattatacaaaagtttatttatttcagtaattgcattcaaaaagtgaaaccgATATATTACAGAGATTAATGaatgacaaatacaaaaatactttaAGAGGTCCAAGACCTACATAATTTCTATCGTGAAAATCGATTTGataggttttttttaatgtaattttattgaTCTGGTGAATTTTGGGTGTTCGTTTGCTACAACTAAACTACAATCATCCAAATcatacagaaaaataataaaatcataaaatatttcacattttgtgtAATTAATAATATATGAGCTCCTGGTTTTTAAAAGAACTACTGAAATAGTTGTAATTTTTACtcaatatttgaatttattgaGATTGAGCGGTACACGTAATcgaaatataatttattttttaatgcacatGATTTATGAACACATGCAGCATCCACATTACTCAACAGTTCTTAAATCATCACATCTTAAATTGAAATAAGACATagtttatattttttagattaCGTATGATGGAATTTCCATTGATCAAATAGCAtttctttgcagtttttaaattagcTGTAAATCAATCAGAAATACTATAAGGcgtttctatttttaaaatagaccatacaatatgtacagtacagcatTTTGAAGCGTACCGATTGCATGCTGCAACTACGCCAATCGTCACACGGTGGGGCACTGCAGCCACAAATCTGAGCAACagcgcttttttgtttttgtttttaatataataaattcACACGTTTAAACATACCGGTTGCCTAAATTGCTGTATAACTtactaattaatttaattatgaaAGAAATGTACTTCCCCCAGACATTTcgattgtaaaaatgtttcaaaagtcatgtaaaaaaaaaaaaaacactaaatgtGTAATGGTCGGTTTGTGGTGTTTTAGACTCCCGAGTGTGTCGATACTGGCCACTTAACATGAGAACCGGACGAGCGGTGTCTCCCTACTTCTCCTGTCCCCACCCCCCGGCCCAGAGAGACCTACCCCTGTCCCGTCCAAACCGCCCCGCTTCAGACGCGTTGTGCCGCGCACTGTGCTCAGTCCACGCAGGTTCGCCTCCAAATCGGCTTTCactcacttttttgtttgtttgtttgtttgtttgtttgtgtgggtttccACACCATGTTGAATGAAGTCCTCGGATTTTAAAAAGGGATTGCGGGAACATGATCGATCTGCCCGTCAACTGACTGCACGTTTCTCCTTCAGGTGAATATGaaacttttaaataaatgactgcATCGCGTAGAGCTGCATTTTCATTTTGCCAGGGTTTACCTCTAAggtgttaaaagaaaaatcttgTTCTCATTTGTTTGAGAAATAGGGGTTTTGTCTGAGTTACAGTCTAGCAATTGTGCACTATTGTACTGGTACCATACTGCTTATCAGTAGACTCCATGTACCTGTTTCAAGAAGGTTACACTCTGTTGCCATATTTTCTTCATGAGCACTTTGTCTTAAGCCATTAAACTTTGCATATTGTACAAAGgccttgttttgttgtttggcaTACATTCAATGAACACATTTCTCAACCTTAAAGTCACATTGTGAGGTTGAAAAACTACCCCACTGACAGGAGACTACCCCGAAATGAATCTGACTGCAAACTCAGTTGCTATTTCTTTCATTGGACCGATTAGTCAAATATAAATTTCAACGAATGTTGTTGCTGAATTCAAAACACCGCTCTGTTCTAAATGTTATTGGTTTTAGTCACCAGTGTAATCTGTTAATGAGTAAACTATAGGAATCTGGACTTGGCCGATTGAACTGCTATTCTTCTTTGTTTGCCCTCAGGGTTGAGATCGGCTCTCGGCAGGGCGGTGGTGTTTGCGCTACGGCCTTCTGGCTGTGACGCAGATAGGGAAGAGGACACCCGAGGACCATGGATCTCGGGAACGACATAGACCTgtccaacaacaacatcacGCCCTTGTGGAAGCGCCGTACGGACAACCGCAGAAGCCCGCCAAACACAAGGAAGCCGCGGCCACGGAGCTACCACACCAACGGAGTCATGACGACGGACTTCCCTGCGGAAGACAAGACCTTGAGCCAGCCGGCTGAGAAATTGTTGTTGGTTACATCTCAGGGTGTGGGCAAGAACACGGCGGTGCTGAAGCACGTTTTACACAAACCTTCCAAAAAGTCCAGAGTTGTTCGGAATATTAGCATTGAGAACATCTCCAATGGGCGCTTCTCGTTCTCTAAATTCAAGTCCGATGGCAGCAGATCATCTTTGCTGGACAACAGAGCGAGTAATGGAGAGTACAACACAGGAAATCACAGCAATGGACAGACAGTTTGGCCTGACAAGTGTGTCCGCTCTCCTCAAGCCCTCATTTCCAGTGTGTTCAGTCTGAACTTGCCTAAGGAGAAGACCCCATCATATCATAACCTACCCTTACCTGAAATGGTTCCACACccccctaataataataataaccaccTTGAACTATCCTTCTCGTCTCCATCAAGCCCGTATCCTCCCGCTAGACGGACTCCTACCCACAGCTCCACCTCGAGCATTCCCTCCCTCTCCTCCCTCACCTCCTCGGACCCCCCAACACCGCGCTCCCCTTCGCCAGCCGACAGCCGGCAGCCGCTGCTCAGACAGTCGTCGCCCTCGCCCGTCCCCTCCCAAGACGCCAGGCGTGCGTCTTCTTCTTCCCCCTCCCCATCCCTTTCCTCATGTATCTCACCCGCTCCCTCGATTGTCCTCAGCACCCACAGCCCTGCTGCCATGAAGATGGGCACCCAGCAGCTCATCCCCAAGGGCTTAGCTTCAGGTAGTCGACAGAACAAGACCACCGCTTCCGGGCCACAAGGCCAAGGATTGGGAGGGCTGCTGGGCTTAGATGCTTCTAAGCGGACTTTAAAAACACTCAGCATGGTAGAGACAGGGGCTTACTTTTCCACGGGAGGGGGGCACAGCGAGGGGACAGACGGGGAAAACGAAAGCCCGGGCACACTAAGAAGGGGCCTGAGGAGTACATCCTACCGGAGGGCTGTTGTCACCGGAGTTGATCTGGAGGCCCAGGCACTTTCCCAGGCCGCCATGAAGGGATTAGATAGCGATAATAAAACTCCCCCAGCAAACCCAGGCATTGTAAAGCCCGTCAGCCGGGGGGCACCGAAGCCTGACAGTCCTACAACTCCAACCGGAACAGGAAAAAGCAAGGTAAGCAATGTTGGACAAGTCCTATTAAGATAACGGTATCATCAAGATAGGCAGTCAACAACACAAATCAAGCACACTAACAGGCTCTTGTGTGTTACACAAAGAAGACATAAAGTATCAAGGTGGAAAACGTTCATGTACTGACAACAGAAATCAGGACAAAGCCTTACAAGGACATCTGTAATGTGGCAGTTGGAAGGCATGATGTACCGTCACACATACACAGGAGCTCTGTTATTAGACAATGACAGAGTTCAACAGACTGTTCAGGGACAGGTGACAGAGTTTATGTGTTTGTACAATCCCACATGTGTTGTATCTTATTTTCAGATTCCTGACAAGAAAAACATTCTGACCCCTCAACGCACCTTTGACAGTGAAGGTGACAGCAGGCCTCCAGTATTGCATTTTACTCTTAACCCAGCCCGTGTTCTCATTTTCAACCCTTCTCTCAGACGCTAATCCCTTCTTCTCGAAAAAATTTCTTTCAGAGGAGGAACTGTACCAGAACTATCAGGAAAAGGCGTTACATAACGATTCAGATGAAGATGCCGATTCCAGAGAACCTCAGGGCGATAACAGCATCGTGTTGCAGTACAGACCTATCCGGACGTCCTGGAGCCAGCTTACTGTGGTTAGACCCTCGATATTACAAACACATGTTGGCGTTAGACATTTTTGCAAACATGACATACAGCCACTTTTAGAGGTTTGGTCACAACCAGAACTTCAATAACCTCAAATTTTATAGGTTTCTGCAGTTGTGGACGTCATGTTTGCAGCATTTGTTGGCAATCCTGCAACACCACAACAAACTCAGACTTTAATTATAGTCATGTAAATGATTAAACCAGACAAAAATCTgttgtaaataataaacaaaaatctCATCTCATCCTGTAACATTTGAATACAAAGCTTGGCGAGCAgagtatggtatggtatggtatgatTTGCTTTATTGTCAATCCTCAATATGTGTAGAACATACAAAGGGCAGAAATTTCTTTCGCAAGgccaataacaataatacaatcctttcttctttttcatacataatttttgttgtttgaagcggTTATAGAAATTATACAAAAAACAGGACCACAATAAAGCACTACTcagatataatatatatacacttaaaaaatacagaattCTAATCAAAACACCTCCAACTGATATTTTAACATTACCTAGTACTTGTCTAACCCTAAAGTCGAACTTTTCAACATTCACCCACAATGAATTCTTAACAATACTTCAATGTTTTTTCCCTCCCGCCATTCTCGTCCTATTTAGCTGGTTACACTATACAGTACTTGGAATGTGCGCGCTCTCAAGAATGCCGTCATATCCAGTTCGGTGAGTGTCGCTGACTGCTCAGCCAAGAGTGCAGGCGCACTTCTTCAAGAGCAGGGAGTCAGCCAGTCAGGCAGACGTCTTTTGGGAGCACTGCACAGCCTCATGCCAGTGCGTTGGCAAGCTCCTCATATTTTGCCAGACTGAAGCTATGCATAAAATGTTGCCTTTAGAGGGACGCGCGGTCGTCCAAAGTTGCATAATGCAGTTAGGGATCAGAATGCAGG encodes:
- the LOC133405400 gene encoding rho guanine nucleotide exchange factor 26-like isoform X2, translated to MDLGNDIDLSNNNITPLWKRRTDNRRSPPNTRKPRPRSYHTNGVMTTDFPAEDKTLSQPAEKLLLVTSQGVGKNTAVLKHVLHKPSKKSRVVRNISIENISNGRFSFSKFKSDGSRSSLLDNRASNGEYNTGNHSNGQTVWPDKCVRSPQALISSVFSLNLPKEKTPSYHNLPLPEMVPHPPNNNNNHLELSFSSPSSPYPPARRTPTHSSTSSIPSLSSLTSSDPPTPRSPSPADSRQPLLRQSSPSPVPSQDARRASSSSPSPSLSSCISPAPSIVLSTHSPAAMKMGTQQLIPKGLASGSRQNKTTASGPQGQGLGGLLGLDASKRTLKTLSMVETGAYFSTGGGHSEGTDGENESPGTLRRGLRSTSYRRAVVTGVDLEAQALSQAAMKGLDSDNKTPPANPGIVKPVSRGAPKPDSPTTPTGTGKSKIPDKKNILTPQRTFDSEEEELYQNYQEKALHNDSDEDADSREPQGDNSIVLQYRPIRTSWSQLTVVKKSGLFDRMSQEERKRQETIFEVISSEHSYLHSLEILIRMFKNSPELSEAMTKTEHHHLFSNITDVCEASKKFFKQLEEKHQQNAVIDSISDIVCKHAESNFDPYVTYCSNEVYQQRTLQRLLSKNPVFKEVLTRIEGHPDCRNLPMISFLILPMQRVTRLPLLMDTICQKTPKDSAQYEECKKALHAVSKVVRKCNEGARTMERTEMMYTINSQLDFKIKPFPLVSSSRWMVKRSELTAFVEDNGIFLKRTSRQQVYFFLFNDVLIVTRKKSEESYSVIDYALRDEIWVGSCQPEDVNLSPVRATAGMLSSRQAGANHLFRLGFLSNHSGEKVPMILGTELLDSQWAYSLTQRSPTTRSMGNLP
- the LOC133405400 gene encoding rho guanine nucleotide exchange factor 26-like isoform X1 — translated: MDLGNDIDLSNNNITPLWKRRTDNRRSPPNTRKPRPRSYHTNGVMTTDFPAEDKTLSQPAEKLLLVTSQGVGKNTAVLKHVLHKPSKKSRVVRNISIENISNGRFSFSKFKSDGSRSSLLDNRASNGEYNTGNHSNGQTVWPDKCVRSPQALISSVFSLNLPKEKTPSYHNLPLPEMVPHPPNNNNNHLELSFSSPSSPYPPARRTPTHSSTSSIPSLSSLTSSDPPTPRSPSPADSRQPLLRQSSPSPVPSQDARRASSSSPSPSLSSCISPAPSIVLSTHSPAAMKMGTQQLIPKGLASGSRQNKTTASGPQGQGLGGLLGLDASKRTLKTLSMVETGAYFSTGGGHSEGTDGENESPGTLRRGLRSTSYRRAVVTGVDLEAQALSQAAMKGLDSDNKTPPANPGIVKPVSRGAPKPDSPTTPTGTGKSKIPDKKNILTPQRTFDSEEEELYQNYQEKALHNDSDEDADSREPQGDNSIVLQYRPIRTSWSQLTVVKKSGLFDRMSQEERKRQETIFEVISSEHSYLHSLEILIRMFKNSPELSEAMTKTEHHHLFSNITDVCEASKKFFKQLEEKHQQNAVIDSISDIVCKHAESNFDPYVTYCSNEVYQQRTLQRLLSKNPVFKEVLTRIEGHPDCRNLPMISFLILPMQRVTRLPLLMDTICQKTPKDSAQYEECKKALHAVSKVVRKCNEGARTMERTEMMYTINSQLDFKIKPFPLVSSSRWMVKRSELTAFVEDNGIFLKRTSRQQVYFFLFNDVLIVTRKKSEESYSVIDYALRDEIWVGSCQPEDVNLSPVRATAGMLSSRQAGANHLFRLGFLSNHSGEKVPMILGTELLNERARWISALGHNVNKDKSQDRTNAMQVEVIRTYTAKQPDELSLQVADVVLVSQTVEDGWHEGERLRDGERGWFLAECAEPITCQATIERNMQRMDRLQGLETNV